Below is a genomic region from Candidatus Fermentibacter sp..
ATGAGGAACATGTCCACGTCCTGGAGGCCGAGGACAGTCTTCAGGAAGGTGCCCCTCCATGCGGGAACCGTCCCCGTCCGCGGCAGCGCGGCCATGACCTGCAGCGGCACGATCCCGTCCGGCGGCCAGAGGGATATCCATTCGAAACCGTCGGTGAGGAGGCACACGGACAGGTCGACCATCCCTTCGGGGCCACGGGGATCGCCCTTCAGGGAGAGGGCCACCGCTCTCGCCGCCAGATGTCCGGGCAGCAGGGCGTCCGTCGATGCCATCCCGCCCTCGGCCAGGGCCAGGAGCCCCGTGGTGTCGCAGGCCATGGCCCTGCGGAAGAGGTCGGCGTCGGTGGCTGCCATTGCCGCCTGGTCCGCCAGGTCGGACGTCAGGCGCTGGCGTATATCGGCCGGGAGCTCGTCGCAGGTGGATGAGAGGGCCGTGCAGAGGCTGTCGGCGGCTTCCGGATGGAAGAGCATCGCGAAGCCCGAGGTCCATTCCGCAGACTCGATCCGGGATTCGGTCCTGTCGCCGGTCGCGCTGGATCCGGCTATGCCCTGGAGCTTGTCCAGCCAGATCATGTGGAGGGCGTCGAAGCCGCCTCCCAGGGGGGCGAGGGATATGGCCTGGTGTATGTAGTCGGCCCGCCTGTGGCCATGGAGCTGATAGGCCCTTCTCATGGCCCTCATCGTCATGTCGGGCATGCCCAGCCTCGTGTAGGTGAGCGCGAAGTTGTTGTTGAGCTCGGCATAGTCGGGAGCCCTCGTCCTGAGGGATTCATAGGCGGCGAGAGCCTGCATGGTGGCTTCGAGCGAGAGGTCGCGGCCGGCGGGATAGCCGGCCTCCTGCGTCAGCCTTGCGAGCGCCGGATTCGCGGGCTGATAGAGGATGGCCTTGGTGAGCCAGGCGCTGCCGAGGCCGTACCATCCCCCGAGCTCCTCGGGGTTTACCTCGACGCACCTGGTGCAGATCGCTATCGAGCTGTCGCAGCACACCCAGGCGTACTGGAACCGCTGCAGGGCCTCCTGCCGCCTGGCCTCTTCGCCCGTCTGCTCCCAGGCCATGGCCGCATTGGCAGCCAGGCCGAGTTCGCTCTCTATCTTGTCCAGATACTGGTCCTTGCCCAGGAAGAGGTAGTGGCCGGACCTCATGCCGGTGACGTAACGCTCCGTGCCCCAGAGTGCCATGAACAGGGCAGGGAGCAGGAACAGGACGGCGACCGCCCTGGGCAGGGCCCTTTCGCCCGCCCTGCCTCCCGAGAGGAGCAGGCCGCAGAACAGCGCGAACACGAAGGCGCCGGGCGGCCATCTCAGGCTGACCGACACGAAGGCCTCGCCGAGGAAGGCGATGATGCCCGCCAGTATCCCGGCATCCCTGACGGACAGCCTCCTCCTCCCGCCCGACCCGTCGTCCATCGAGGAGGAGAAGAGCCTCCAGAAAGCCGCCGCGAAGAACAGCGCGCCCACGATGCCGATCTCCACGAGTATCTCGAGGTACTCGCAGTGGACGTGGAGCGTGTTGTGGCTGGTGCCCAGGATGCTGTACATCGGGTTCCGCACGGCCGGGAAGATGATCTGGAACGTGCCGGGGCCGTATCCCAGGAAGGGATTGGCGGCTATGAGCGCCAGGGCGCCGCTCCAGATGACCAGCCTCACCCTCGCCGTGCCCTCGCCGAGGCGGGACAGCTCCATGAGCCTGTCCTTCATCAGCAGGCCGACTATCACGACGGCTGCCAGCGCCGCCAGCGGGATGACCAGGCTCCTCCCGGAGCCCCCGCGGATGCCGGTCGACGAATAGAGCGCCATGAAGACCAGGCCGGCGATCATCCCGAGCAGGCTCCCGCGGGTGCCGCTGGCGGATATCGTCAGTACCGAGATCAGCGTGAACGCGGCCATGGACGACAGCTTCGCGGCCCTGCCCATGCGCGATCCCATGAGGATCCCCACGGCTGCGGGCATGAAGGCCGCGACGAGGCCCCCCAGCAGGTTCGGGTTGCCCAGCGAACCCGAGACCCTGCCTCCGGAGCCGAGGTAGACATCCCAGGGGAAGATCACGACGTTCATCCACTGGAGCATCGAATAGACGCAGAGCAGGGCCATTATCACGAGAAGACCCCACTGCACCGTGATCCGGCCCTTGTCGTCGAGCAGGAGCCCGGCCGCCCCGGTGGTCAGACCGAGCATGCCGAGGCTGATGATGATGTTGGGGCCGTTCACGGAAGGCACGCCGGAGAAGTGGCGGGCCGTCATCCAGGCCATGAGCAGGAGGAAGGCCGACGCCAGCTTCCAGTCCACTGCGCGGTTGAGGGGAACCCCCCTCGCCGCCGCGGATGCCACCAGCAGCGAGACCGCGGCCCCGCCCAGGCAGTAGGCGAGCTCCTTGACCAGGATGCTCGATCTGTTGTTGGGCAGGAGAGTGAACACGACGAGGGCGGACACTAGTATCAGCAGCCAGGGGGCGACGGATCTCTCGAAGGGTCTACTGGTCATCCCTGGTCCTGTTCCTCTTCTCTCCACGCGAGATGAAGAATGCGATGATGGCCGAGAAACCGACGGCATGG
It encodes:
- a CDS encoding O-antigen ligase family protein — protein: MTSRPFERSVAPWLLILVSALVVFTLLPNNRSSILVKELAYCLGGAAVSLLVASAAARGVPLNRAVDWKLASAFLLLMAWMTARHFSGVPSVNGPNIIISLGMLGLTTGAAGLLLDDKGRITVQWGLLVIMALLCVYSMLQWMNVVIFPWDVYLGSGGRVSGSLGNPNLLGGLVAAFMPAAVGILMGSRMGRAAKLSSMAAFTLISVLTISASGTRGSLLGMIAGLVFMALYSSTGIRGGSGRSLVIPLAALAAVVIVGLLMKDRLMELSRLGEGTARVRLVIWSGALALIAANPFLGYGPGTFQIIFPAVRNPMYSILGTSHNTLHVHCEYLEILVEIGIVGALFFAAAFWRLFSSSMDDGSGGRRRLSVRDAGILAGIIAFLGEAFVSVSLRWPPGAFVFALFCGLLLSGGRAGERALPRAVAVLFLLPALFMALWGTERYVTGMRSGHYLFLGKDQYLDKIESELGLAANAAMAWEQTGEEARRQEALQRFQYAWVCCDSSIAICTRCVEVNPEELGGWYGLGSAWLTKAILYQPANPALARLTQEAGYPAGRDLSLEATMQALAAYESLRTRAPDYAELNNNFALTYTRLGMPDMTMRAMRRAYQLHGHRRADYIHQAISLAPLGGGFDALHMIWLDKLQGIAGSSATGDRTESRIESAEWTSGFAMLFHPEAADSLCTALSSTCDELPADIRQRLTSDLADQAAMAATDADLFRRAMACDTTGLLALAEGGMASTDALLPGHLAARAVALSLKGDPRGPEGMVDLSVCLLTDGFEWISLWPPDGIVPLQVMAALPRTGTVPAWRGTFLKTVLGLQDVDMFLMNRIMISRSDFRDNVPPDVLSRFESVWYGTGGMLAARDLDPGSPEPWVPGSAMASAAGLADSIALTGAEGVRTSIAFHFLIASSFWVESQGYTEIQRDFLLARIDTLRTSLDSLLGPEEAMYSMYALFGEIEPLLRTRFGEAGNPFVDILEDDIIEGDVLASVM